Proteins found in one Microcella daejeonensis genomic segment:
- a CDS encoding nuclease-related domain-containing protein — translation MLPVDTESNAARARFSAINELLSREAGYSVAKKCLEVQAAAERRDPALRTETSVTLSDDAWSWYVGAIGERVVGEMLRALGPEWMVRHAVPIGSGTKDIDHLVIGPTGVYAINTKHHIGASIWIGDHVLRVNNANTPHIAAARRDADDVTVRLARHADFGVHVVPVLALVGQSTITDGRKGPRSHPAVVDSRRLVDWMLRQPASHSSTELELIRLAAEEPSTWHSDPTAAQTSRVMQRFDRLVGEVGAAPKPRRRIPEQRPGVGREESTVRTSSRPPARSAAPRRPRGPGKREIARRARRNETIMKMVVLAVAAMTAPAWLPGLIASFTSALTGAVLGE, via the coding sequence CTGCCGGTGGACACAGAGTCGAACGCTGCTCGAGCGCGGTTCAGCGCGATCAACGAGCTGCTCTCCCGCGAGGCCGGCTACTCGGTCGCGAAGAAGTGCCTCGAGGTGCAGGCCGCAGCGGAGCGTCGAGACCCCGCTCTGCGCACGGAGACCTCGGTCACGCTCAGCGATGACGCATGGTCCTGGTACGTCGGCGCCATCGGCGAGCGCGTCGTCGGTGAGATGCTCCGCGCGCTCGGGCCGGAATGGATGGTCCGACACGCTGTCCCGATCGGCTCCGGCACGAAGGACATCGATCATCTGGTGATCGGTCCCACCGGCGTCTACGCCATCAACACCAAGCATCACATCGGTGCGAGCATCTGGATCGGAGACCATGTGCTGCGGGTGAACAACGCGAACACCCCGCACATCGCAGCCGCGCGACGCGATGCCGATGACGTGACGGTTCGGCTCGCTCGGCACGCGGATTTCGGCGTTCACGTCGTTCCGGTGCTCGCTCTCGTCGGGCAGTCGACGATCACCGACGGCCGGAAGGGTCCACGATCGCATCCCGCGGTCGTCGATTCCCGTCGTCTCGTCGACTGGATGCTTCGTCAGCCGGCGTCGCATTCCTCGACGGAACTGGAGCTCATCCGTCTCGCGGCAGAGGAGCCGAGCACCTGGCACTCGGACCCCACAGCCGCGCAGACCAGTCGGGTCATGCAGCGGTTCGATCGTCTCGTTGGCGAGGTCGGCGCCGCACCGAAGCCGCGGCGGCGAATACCCGAGCAGCGCCCGGGCGTCGGCCGCGAGGAGAGCACGGTGCGCACGTCCTCGCGTCCGCCTGCTCGATCGGCGGCGCCGCGGCGACCTCGTGGCCCCGGAAAACGGGAGATCGCGCGGCGTGCGCGGCGGAACGAGACGATCATGAAGATGGTGGTGCTCGCTGTCGCGGCGATGACCGCGCCGGCGTGGCTGCCAGGGTTGATCGCCTCCTTCACGTCCGCACTCACTGGTGCGGTGCTCGGCGAATGA
- a CDS encoding nuclease-related domain-containing protein, with protein sequence MRLHPDARPWFHRAQGEIELGLVLAMLGPEWTALHAVPLGPHAALAHLLIGPTGVYAVSAQHHRGLDVLVDDEGLVVGSRRLARCTAGVHEAAAAGRRLAAATGAQEPVIPVTVIVGERSFTDARTDDRDQPHVISSRDLLSWLQWRPAAESSTRLQLVRLAAEEPETWHAEPSSGGSAAIMTRFARLGEGVARSEQHLGSFGRTLPTVVDPAGIDAQIDAALAAGLIGAGASAVAAPAVRVRRSVRSHIAEALVVVGFGLLPAAVFAVGLGVFVSHGMVF encoded by the coding sequence GTGCGCCTGCATCCGGATGCTCGGCCGTGGTTCCACCGCGCGCAGGGGGAGATCGAGCTGGGGCTCGTGCTCGCGATGCTCGGGCCGGAGTGGACGGCGCTGCACGCCGTTCCGCTCGGGCCCCACGCCGCGCTCGCCCACCTGCTGATCGGGCCCACCGGCGTGTACGCCGTCAGCGCCCAGCACCATCGCGGGCTCGACGTGCTGGTCGACGACGAGGGCCTCGTGGTCGGATCGCGCCGGCTCGCGCGCTGCACCGCGGGCGTGCACGAGGCCGCGGCCGCCGGCAGGCGCCTGGCTGCGGCGACCGGGGCGCAGGAGCCGGTCATCCCGGTCACCGTCATCGTCGGCGAGCGCTCGTTCACCGATGCCCGCACCGACGACCGCGACCAGCCGCACGTCATCTCGTCGCGCGACCTGCTCTCGTGGCTGCAGTGGCGGCCCGCCGCCGAGTCGTCGACGCGCCTGCAGCTCGTGCGCCTCGCCGCGGAGGAGCCTGAGACCTGGCACGCCGAGCCGAGCTCGGGGGGCAGCGCGGCGATCATGACGCGCTTCGCCCGACTGGGGGAGGGCGTCGCCCGTTCGGAGCAGCATCTCGGCTCGTTCGGCCGCACGCTGCCGACCGTCGTCGACCCCGCCGGCATCGACGCGCAGATCGACGCGGCTCTCGCCGCCGGACTCATCGGCGCGGGGGCCAGTGCGGTCGCGGCTCCGGCCGTGCGCGTGCGCCGCTCGGTGCGCTCGCACATCGCCGAGGCGCTCGTCGTCGTCGGGTTCGGCCTGCTGCCCGCGGCCGTCTTCGCCGTCGGTCTCGGCGTCTTCGTCTCCCACGGGATGGTGTTCTGA
- a CDS encoding phosphatase PAP2 family protein, translating to MSSEDQGRPGAVRRFHEKFVVEVRTVRGSARRDLFIIAIVLVTVGLLAFLAILDSVRESDGLSVIDVPVQGWLQGMRSPELTVAMTVIAIAFGPIAMPIIVLVTTVWWGFAAKHAWRPLLLAGGMIAGVAVVQTLAPLIGRDRPPISSMLLDVDYTPSFPSGHVMGVCDFLLITTFLVFSRQRNPLSVVGAFLITGILVIATASCRIYLGYHWPTDVLASMSLSLIVVGGVIAFDTWRTVRVVE from the coding sequence GTGAGCTCAGAGGATCAGGGACGCCCGGGAGCGGTGCGCCGCTTCCACGAGAAGTTCGTCGTCGAGGTGCGCACGGTTCGCGGCTCCGCCCGCCGCGACCTCTTCATCATCGCGATCGTGCTCGTCACGGTCGGCCTCCTCGCCTTCCTCGCCATCCTCGACTCCGTGCGCGAGAGCGACGGGCTCTCCGTCATCGACGTGCCCGTGCAGGGCTGGCTGCAGGGCATGCGCTCGCCCGAGCTCACCGTGGCCATGACCGTCATCGCGATCGCGTTCGGGCCGATCGCGATGCCCATCATCGTTCTCGTGACGACGGTGTGGTGGGGTTTCGCCGCGAAGCACGCCTGGCGACCCCTGCTGCTCGCCGGCGGGATGATCGCGGGGGTGGCCGTCGTGCAGACCCTCGCACCCCTCATCGGGCGGGACAGGCCGCCCATCTCCTCAATGCTGCTCGACGTCGACTACACGCCGTCGTTCCCCTCGGGGCACGTCATGGGCGTGTGCGACTTCCTGCTCATCACCACGTTCCTGGTGTTCTCCCGGCAGCGGAATCCGCTCTCGGTCGTCGGGGCGTTCCTCATCACGGGCATCCTGGTGATCGCCACGGCATCGTGCCGCATCTACCTCGGCTACCACTGGCCGACCGACGTCCTCGCCTCGATGTCGCTCTCCCTCATCGTGGTGGGGGGCGTCATCGCGTTCGACACGTGGAGGACGGTGCGGGTCGTCGAGTGA
- a CDS encoding zinc-dependent alcohol dehydrogenase family protein → MKALVYDGPSSISWREVPDPSILAPTDAIVRIETTTICGTDLHILKGDVPTVEAGRILGHEGVGIVTEIGAAVAGIAVGDQVIISCISACGTCGYCLDGMYSHCLADEGSSGIGWILGHLIDGTQAEYVRVPFAGTSLHRVPEGVTAEDAAMISDILPTGHEIGVRYGAVEPGDVVAVIGAGPVGLAAMTTAALYGPSRVIAVDIDANRVEQAKRFGASDGVLSSDADWKDQVLALTDGLGVDVAIEAVGVPATWDMCLAIVRPGGHVANVGVHGKPVSFPLETAWIQNLTITTGLVNTDTSRMLIKLLAQGRLAVNGFISHHFALDDILSAYDTFGRAAETKALKVILTA, encoded by the coding sequence ATGAAAGCGCTGGTCTACGACGGGCCGTCATCGATCTCGTGGCGGGAGGTGCCCGATCCGAGCATCCTGGCGCCGACCGATGCGATCGTGAGGATCGAGACGACGACGATCTGCGGCACCGACCTGCACATCCTGAAGGGCGACGTGCCCACGGTGGAGGCGGGCCGCATCCTCGGGCACGAGGGCGTCGGGATCGTGACGGAGATCGGCGCCGCCGTCGCCGGCATCGCCGTCGGCGACCAGGTGATCATCTCCTGCATCTCGGCCTGCGGGACGTGCGGCTACTGCCTCGACGGCATGTACTCGCACTGCCTCGCCGACGAGGGTTCCTCGGGCATCGGCTGGATCCTCGGCCACCTCATCGACGGCACGCAGGCCGAGTACGTGCGCGTGCCCTTCGCCGGAACCTCGCTGCACCGCGTGCCCGAGGGCGTCACCGCGGAGGACGCCGCGATGATCAGCGACATCCTGCCGACCGGGCACGAGATCGGCGTGCGCTACGGCGCGGTCGAACCGGGCGACGTCGTGGCGGTCATCGGCGCAGGCCCCGTGGGCCTCGCCGCGATGACCACCGCCGCGCTCTACGGACCGAGCCGCGTCATCGCCGTCGACATCGACGCCAACCGCGTCGAGCAGGCGAAGCGCTTCGGCGCCAGCGACGGGGTGCTCTCCTCCGACGCCGACTGGAAGGATCAGGTGCTCGCGCTGACCGACGGTCTCGGCGTCGACGTCGCCATCGAAGCGGTCGGCGTTCCCGCGACCTGGGACATGTGCCTCGCGATCGTGCGCCCGGGCGGGCACGTCGCGAACGTGGGCGTGCACGGCAAGCCGGTGAGCTTCCCCCTCGAGACCGCGTGGATCCAGAACCTCACGATCACGACGGGGCTCGTCAACACCGACACCTCGCGCATGCTCATCAAGCTCCTCGCGCAGGGCCGGCTCGCCGTCAACGGCTTCATCAGCCACCATTTCGCGCTCGACGACATCCTCAGCGCCTACGACACCTTCGGCCGCGCCGCCGAGACGAAGGCGCTCAAGGTCATCCTGACGGCGTGA
- a CDS encoding flavodoxin family protein, with the protein MNADEAVTAASAGSAPRSEGWDARRALVVYESLWGNTERVARAIARELELRMTVVIENAETAPTVLDGFDLVIAGGPTHAFSMSRASTRQAAVLNNAAPRVVDRGLREWLDRVLPVPRPIAAAAFDTRVDSPRLPGSAAKAARHELRSRGFDVRAKARTFRVHGYEGPLLDGELDGAAEWVRELLREIPPPAPAASHEHRADR; encoded by the coding sequence ATGAACGCCGACGAGGCGGTGACGGCGGCGTCCGCGGGCTCCGCACCCCGATCCGAGGGGTGGGATGCCCGGCGCGCGCTCGTCGTCTACGAGAGCCTCTGGGGCAACACCGAGAGGGTCGCCCGGGCGATCGCCCGCGAACTCGAGCTGCGCATGACGGTGGTGATCGAGAACGCGGAGACCGCTCCGACGGTGCTGGACGGCTTCGACCTCGTGATCGCCGGAGGGCCCACCCACGCGTTCTCGATGAGCCGTGCATCCACCCGGCAGGCGGCGGTGCTCAACAACGCCGCGCCGCGCGTGGTCGACCGCGGCCTGCGGGAGTGGCTCGACCGCGTGCTCCCCGTTCCCCGCCCGATCGCGGCCGCCGCCTTCGACACGCGCGTCGACTCGCCTCGACTGCCGGGATCCGCGGCCAAGGCGGCTCGGCACGAGCTGCGATCGCGCGGCTTCGACGTGCGGGCCAAGGCCCGCACCTTCCGCGTGCACGGCTACGAGGGCCCGCTCCTCGACGGGGAGCTCGACGGTGCGGCGGAGTGGGTGCGCGAGCTGCTGCGGGAGATTCCTCCGCCCGCTCCGGCGGCCTCGCACGAGCACCGCGCCGACCGGTGA
- a CDS encoding Ig-like domain-containing protein → MRFTPTIGAAVGLAALLVAAPLPATAQPAPDAATGDLTVTRFDDRYADGLFDPSKTAPNGDIDSLNTSLAAQLIDVEGTRHYRSADDDGLYRFADIPAGPATLYLGYPNGPAGEVLFDATGAASAADITRLASAEYFGQQGVLELVIDEDGEERLIGMSALRSVANVVDTEGAPVSGVALELGSGEDWYPATEYSFQPGTYEAFQAGGYIRHLPGELSVRLTPPAGTRIASVTAGDVNAFTVTERDGVYSYSSSEVLNFFWNPAFTITLEPAPDVARPEATLVTPTTKGPFSTLSLQVDATDDTALRRIVANIYQGSTLVKSTQTAVSGASGTHTATVSLPDGTYLIRYNAQDAAGNVSQTRTVPVTIDATAPTVTVKPEARFTQATGSTYDLVSVKLYDAGSIDRVVLNGVEKDLTDNKWSDVNFIEPGVFGAVVGANALVAYDVAGNATTVEFTLN, encoded by the coding sequence ATGCGATTCACCCCCACGATCGGCGCCGCCGTCGGTCTCGCCGCCCTCCTGGTCGCGGCACCGCTGCCCGCGACCGCGCAGCCCGCCCCCGACGCCGCCACCGGCGACCTCACCGTCACCCGCTTCGACGACCGCTACGCCGACGGCCTGTTCGACCCGAGCAAGACCGCCCCGAACGGCGACATCGACTCCCTCAACACCTCCCTCGCCGCGCAGCTGATCGATGTCGAGGGCACCCGGCACTACCGCAGCGCCGACGACGACGGCCTCTACCGCTTCGCCGACATCCCGGCCGGACCGGCGACGCTCTACCTGGGCTACCCGAACGGCCCCGCCGGCGAGGTTCTCTTCGACGCCACGGGCGCCGCCTCCGCGGCCGACATCACCCGCCTCGCCTCCGCCGAGTACTTCGGCCAGCAGGGCGTGCTCGAGCTCGTGATCGACGAGGACGGCGAGGAGCGCCTGATCGGCATGTCGGCCCTCCGCAGCGTCGCGAACGTCGTCGACACCGAGGGCGCCCCCGTCTCCGGGGTCGCCCTCGAGCTCGGCTCGGGCGAGGACTGGTACCCGGCCACCGAGTACTCCTTCCAGCCCGGCACCTACGAGGCGTTCCAGGCCGGCGGCTACATCCGCCACCTGCCGGGCGAGCTCAGCGTGCGCCTCACCCCGCCTGCCGGCACCCGCATCGCCTCGGTCACCGCGGGCGATGTGAACGCCTTCACCGTCACCGAGCGCGACGGCGTCTACTCCTACTCCTCGAGCGAGGTGCTGAACTTCTTCTGGAACCCGGCCTTCACCATCACCCTGGAGCCCGCCCCCGACGTCGCGAGGCCGGAGGCGACCCTCGTCACCCCGACCACGAAGGGCCCCTTCTCGACGCTCTCGCTGCAGGTCGACGCCACTGATGACACGGCCCTGCGCCGCATCGTGGCGAACATCTACCAGGGCTCGACCCTCGTGAAGAGCACGCAGACGGCCGTCAGCGGCGCCAGCGGCACGCACACGGCGACGGTCTCGCTGCCCGATGGCACGTACCTCATCCGGTACAACGCGCAGGATGCCGCCGGCAACGTCTCGCAGACCCGCACCGTCCCCGTCACGATCGACGCCACCGCCCCGACGGTGACCGTCAAGCCCGAGGCGCGCTTCACCCAAGCAACCGGATCGACCTACGACCTCGTGAGCGTCAAGCTCTACGACGCCGGTTCGATCGACCGCGTCGTGCTGAACGGCGTGGAGAAGGACCTGACCGACAACAAGTGGTCCGACGTCAACTTCATCGAGCCCGGCGTCTTCGGCGCCGTCGTGGGCGCCAACGCGCTCGTCGCCTACGACGTGGCCGGCAACGCCACCACGGTCGAGTTCACGCTGAACTGA
- a CDS encoding BON domain-containing protein translates to MVTTTRVRTDHDLQGLVQEELRWTPDVDADAIGVAVDDGTVRLSGEVRTFSERVAALRATERVRGVRTVIDDITVHPSPQGSVSETDVAKEVARALSTSVNVPDSIRAEVHGHAVVLIGEAEWDYQRAAARRAVQVLPGVLSVDNRVTLTARPSAPDARERIARAIARNALLDSDSIHVAVTGTTVTLTGSVRSWAARRQAAQAAWASPHVTAVDNRLAVSI, encoded by the coding sequence ATGGTCACCACGACCCGAGTCCGCACCGACCACGACCTCCAGGGCCTCGTCCAGGAGGAGCTGCGCTGGACTCCCGACGTCGATGCCGACGCGATCGGCGTGGCGGTCGACGACGGCACCGTGCGGCTCTCCGGCGAGGTGCGCACCTTCTCCGAGCGGGTCGCCGCTCTGCGCGCGACGGAGCGGGTCCGCGGGGTTCGAACCGTCATCGACGACATCACGGTGCACCCCTCCCCCCAAGGTTCGGTGTCGGAGACGGATGTCGCGAAGGAGGTCGCTCGAGCTCTCAGCACCTCCGTCAACGTGCCCGACTCGATCAGAGCCGAGGTGCACGGTCATGCCGTGGTCCTCATCGGCGAGGCCGAGTGGGACTACCAGCGCGCAGCAGCCCGTCGAGCCGTGCAGGTGCTCCCCGGCGTGCTCTCCGTCGACAACCGCGTCACCCTCACCGCCCGTCCCTCCGCACCGGATGCCCGTGAGCGGATCGCCCGTGCCATCGCCCGCAACGCCCTGCTGGATTCCGACAGCATCCACGTCGCCGTCACGGGGACGACCGTGACGCTCACCGGGTCCGTCCGATCGTGGGCGGCGCGGCGGCAGGCCGCCCAGGCCGCATGGGCGTCGCCGCACGTGACCGCGGTCGACAACAGGCTCGCCGTCAGCATCTGA
- a CDS encoding universal stress protein codes for MRSDAPSATGAVVIGVDGSPASLEALRTGATIARAFDASLLAITAWQYPVAVAGMMPLAGWSPEADASAILDEAVETVFAGSPPSDLHRAVVAGPAAPELIRRSDSATMIVVGSRGHGGVAGLLLGSVSTAVAQHARCPVLVVHSAADAGARRRSHESAAAPLPLVER; via the coding sequence ATGCGATCCGACGCACCATCCGCGACGGGCGCCGTCGTCATCGGCGTCGACGGGTCGCCCGCCTCGCTCGAAGCGCTGCGCACCGGTGCGACGATCGCCCGGGCGTTCGACGCGTCGCTCCTCGCGATCACCGCGTGGCAGTACCCGGTGGCCGTCGCGGGGATGATGCCCCTCGCCGGCTGGTCGCCCGAGGCGGATGCGTCCGCCATCCTCGACGAGGCCGTCGAGACGGTCTTCGCGGGGTCTCCGCCCTCCGATCTCCACCGCGCCGTCGTGGCCGGCCCCGCCGCACCGGAGCTCATCCGGCGGAGCGACTCCGCGACCATGATCGTCGTCGGCAGTCGCGGGCACGGCGGTGTCGCCGGCCTGCTGCTCGGCTCGGTCAGCACGGCGGTCGCGCAGCACGCGCGCTGCCCCGTCCTAGTGGTCCACAGCGCGGCGGATGCCGGAGCTCGCCGTCGATCGCACGAGAGCGCCGCCGCGCCTCTCCCGCTCGTCGAGCGCTAG
- a CDS encoding response regulator: MIRVFLVDDHEIVRTGLAALVDSEPDLAVVGEAGSVEEALRRIDATHPDVAVLDVRLPDGSGVDLCREIRSTMPSTECLILTAYDDDVALRSAILAGASGYVLKNIRGRSLVTAIRTAASHRRVQSPELVRRAVQALDPAPSAHDAAAEPALGLREQQVLRLITDGLTNREIGARLGLAEKTVKNYVSALFAKLGMERRTQAAVYGAEHRLHDHQPGAPMTAGSE; this comes from the coding sequence ATGATCCGCGTCTTCCTCGTCGACGACCACGAGATCGTGCGCACGGGTCTCGCCGCCCTCGTCGACTCCGAGCCCGACCTCGCGGTCGTCGGCGAGGCGGGTTCCGTCGAGGAGGCGCTGCGCCGCATCGACGCGACCCATCCGGACGTCGCCGTGCTCGACGTCCGCCTGCCGGACGGCAGCGGCGTCGACCTCTGCCGGGAGATCCGTTCGACGATGCCCTCGACCGAGTGCCTCATCCTCACCGCGTACGACGACGACGTCGCGCTGCGCTCCGCGATCCTGGCGGGGGCGAGCGGCTACGTCCTGAAGAACATCCGCGGACGATCGCTGGTGACCGCCATCCGCACGGCGGCCTCGCACCGTCGGGTGCAATCACCCGAGCTCGTCCGCCGCGCCGTGCAGGCTCTCGACCCGGCGCCCTCCGCGCACGACGCGGCCGCCGAGCCTGCCCTGGGTCTTCGCGAGCAGCAGGTGCTGCGCCTCATCACCGACGGGCTCACCAATCGCGAGATCGGCGCCCGGCTCGGTCTCGCGGAGAAGACCGTCAAGAACTACGTCAGCGCCCTGTTCGCGAAGCTCGGCATGGAGCGTCGCACGCAGGCCGCGGTGTACGGGGCCGAGCATCGTCTGCACGATCACCAGCCGGGCGCGCCGATGACGGCCGGTTCGGAATGA
- a CDS encoding GAF domain-containing sensor histidine kinase: MVPSVRTDRVAGGPDVAVPTPAERRLRGLVTAAASIMESLDLDVVLNRTVASAMQAVDARVGGLRLIAPDGTVDRDIRIGVDANRVGRVASASPEDGAPDEPSCERMPALATQEPSTISHLSIPIPLRSGWTGILQLAESHDDYFTDDDEALLTALAETAGAAVASAQMHESIRAREAWRAATVEVMSALLDDADGSALDLIADRVAAIMDARLVAVAVPQEEGTLLLAAAVGDGADGMRGRAFPSAGTLSARALALRRPVQSPSPPHPPIAGARDDIGQTIAIPLSAGGDALGVLTVSRSPGATRFTAEDLEMASVFAAHASVALQLVRARDDRHRLTTSRDRSRIVRDMHDDVIQRLFGMGLALQEESPGAAATTVDAHAAVIDEVIADIRTIVFALGDPGLGEGRRLRDRLLAVVSDASDGWRAPPLITFDGALDLVVDAALADDLVAALRDLLGSVDRHADATRVRVRVSASDELVSLEVHDHGRGLRAASARRGLARLAARARHHGGRSSVRSTEDGRIAVWSVPIRPRRAP; this comes from the coding sequence GAGTCGCTGGACCTCGATGTCGTGCTCAATCGCACCGTCGCCTCGGCGATGCAGGCGGTCGACGCTCGCGTCGGAGGGCTCCGCCTCATCGCTCCCGACGGCACCGTCGACCGCGATATCCGCATCGGGGTCGACGCGAACCGGGTCGGACGCGTCGCGTCCGCATCGCCCGAGGACGGCGCCCCCGACGAACCCTCCTGCGAGAGGATGCCCGCCCTCGCGACGCAGGAGCCCTCGACGATCTCGCACCTCAGCATCCCGATCCCCCTCCGCTCCGGATGGACGGGGATCCTCCAGCTCGCCGAGAGCCACGACGACTACTTCACCGACGACGACGAAGCGCTCCTCACGGCGCTCGCGGAGACCGCGGGGGCGGCGGTCGCGAGTGCGCAGATGCACGAATCGATCCGCGCCCGCGAAGCCTGGCGGGCGGCGACGGTCGAGGTCATGTCGGCGCTGCTCGACGACGCCGACGGCTCGGCCCTCGATCTGATCGCCGACCGCGTCGCCGCGATCATGGATGCTCGGCTGGTGGCCGTCGCCGTTCCGCAGGAGGAGGGCACGCTCCTTCTCGCGGCCGCGGTCGGCGACGGTGCCGACGGGATGCGCGGGCGCGCCTTCCCCTCCGCAGGAACGCTGAGCGCCCGAGCGCTCGCCCTGCGGAGGCCCGTCCAGTCGCCGTCCCCGCCTCACCCCCCGATCGCCGGAGCGCGGGACGATATCGGCCAGACCATCGCGATCCCCCTCAGCGCGGGCGGTGACGCCCTCGGCGTGCTGACGGTGTCCCGCTCCCCCGGTGCGACGCGGTTCACGGCCGAGGATCTCGAGATGGCCTCCGTGTTCGCCGCGCACGCGAGCGTCGCTCTCCAGCTCGTCCGCGCGCGCGACGACCGGCATCGTCTCACGACGTCGCGGGATCGCTCGCGCATCGTGCGCGACATGCACGACGACGTCATCCAACGGCTCTTCGGCATGGGCCTCGCTCTGCAGGAGGAGTCGCCCGGTGCCGCGGCCACGACCGTGGACGCGCACGCCGCCGTGATCGACGAGGTGATCGCGGACATCCGCACGATCGTCTTCGCGCTCGGCGACCCGGGGTTGGGCGAGGGGCGCCGACTGCGCGACCGTCTTCTCGCCGTGGTGAGCGACGCGAGCGACGGGTGGCGCGCTCCCCCGCTCATCACCTTCGACGGCGCGCTCGACCTGGTCGTCGATGCCGCGCTGGCCGACGACCTCGTCGCCGCTCTTCGCGACCTGCTGGGCTCCGTCGATCGGCATGCCGATGCGACGAGGGTGCGGGTTCGCGTGAGCGCCTCGGACGAGCTCGTCTCCCTCGAGGTGCACGACCACGGACGAGGGCTGAGGGCCGCCTCTGCTCGCCGCGGCCTCGCCCGGCTCGCCGCGCGTGCACGGCATCACGGCGGCCGCAGCTCGGTGCGGTCGACCGAGGACGGCAGGATCGCGGTCTGGAGCGTGCCGATCCGCCCGAGGAGGGCGCCATGA